TGAACCTTCGTGAGTTCGCTCGCCTGCGAAAGCGCCCGCAGACTCGATATGCCAGGGTTCAGAACGTAAAGCAACACCAGCATGCAGTACTGGTCGAAGTGCAGAGTTCGGTTGCCCGCCGTGTCGCGAGCAGTCGCGTCGTCATGCAGCTGGGCTAGCAACGGTCGAAGCTTGGCGAAGTACTTCAGGCCTTGCAGATGGATTGGCTGCTGGTCGTCCGAGTTCTGATTTTGAGAAGGCTTACGCACGATAAAACATCACCGCATCCAAGGTCGAGACAAACGTTCGCCCTGCCAATCTGACAAGACAAAACACAACTCAATCTTGATGCGCAAATCGCGTGCCGAACAGGATTGCCCCCGTCCCCTTTTTTCGGCCCACACCGCTTGCAGCGCATGAATCACCACTCGCTCTCCTTCTGCACTAGCAGAGGTACGCTGTTGCCCCAGCCAATACATCCCCTGCTGCTGCATCTTCTCCGGCGTGAAGCCGCTGACAATTTCCGCCCAAGCTACCGGAAGGCTGGTGACCTGAACCGACGCTTGGTGCGGTAGGCATTCCCAACCGGTGAAGCTTTGGCTGCGGAGATAGCAGGCGGGGACTTGGATGGACAAAGGACCGATCGTTTGCGTGGGATTGATAGGAGAGTCTCCCGAGGATGAGCACTGAAATTATTGGAATGGGGGTGGGTAAATGGGCAAATACTCTATCGATCGGTGTACAAAAACACGACTTTAGATCCTCAAATGGCTTGAACTACGGTATGATCGGGATCGCGATCGAAGTCATCCCCCCAGGATCGCAAAAGCTTTCCCCGCAGAGGCTACTTAACAGCTTAAAGAGGGGAGATTGGCTGAAAAGGGCCGCTGGCACCCAAGCATCACCTGTTTGTCAGTACCAACCAGTCGACTAGGTCTGTTTTCCCCAGCGTGTTGCCCCCATGTGACTGAATCGCGTTCTTCCTTTGGACCATTAAAATAAGCGGAGCCTGGTGGTAATGCCTCCTAATTAGCCTCTACACCATTTCTTGGGCAATTGTGGCGATTCTATCTAATTGCCACTGCGCCTCTTGTTCGGCAGCACGATTCGCTTGTTGTGCAATGCCCGGACGGTCAGAGAAATTGTTCTTGTAATGTTTTATGATTTCATGGCGAATACTCCTGGCCAATTCCTTGACCGTTAATTGGCTCCGGTCAGTGACCATATATCCCGCCTCCTTCAATTGTCGTTTACAGCAGCAAACTAAAGTATCTAAAACGATGCATCCAAGCTCCCGAGAAAGAATTGCCTCACCGCTTCCTCGCGGAACAACAGCGACATCCGCATGCAAGAATGCATCGCAAGATTTGCTGACGACATCGAATAAGTTGCGACCATTAAAAAAACCACGCATTAGTGTAATTACAGCAAGGGCATCATGCTGTAAAGGATTCTGTGATCCAATCACAAGAATGCCATGTTCGGCAAAATCACACGACAGTATATTTACAATATCTCCCGATACCTTATTGAGTACGTCATTCAGAATAGGCACAGGAGAACTTGCTCGCGCATAACGATTCTGTGCCTCTTCAATTACCTGGGGTAAAGTCTTCATTCGATTGTCACGTTCGGTTTAGGGAAACGCATTGCGCCCCTGAGAAAATAGTTTCAATAGTTCGTCTGTTGTTCCAGATTCTTTGATTAATTGTCCAAGTCCGAAGATTTTTTTTGCTGCTTCTGAATTGGCTAGCTGTCCGCCAGCCCCCCCTCCGCCCATTTTTAAATCAACCAGGAATCCGAGACTTTCTTTACCCTTTCTTGTCGGATCAATAACGAGAAAATCGCCTAGACTTGCTTTTTGGTTTGTCCGGTAGATTTGCAAATTTGGCTTAGCATCACGAAGTCTCGTAACAAAGTTCAATTCGTGTCCACTTATGCGGAATACGCGATTATCAACAACATTATCAGCCAGTTGCCGTGACCGTTTTAAGCGGACAAAATCGGCGGCCGAGCATGTATTGTGGACGATGGAACCGAGGCTACCAACGCGATAGACGTGCTCGTTCGTCTCCAGGTTATATAGAAAGCCGGCATACTGAACTGACTTGATCTCCACAACTCTTCTTGTACCGGAGAGCGTGTCAAGCATCTCACCGGCACGGAGATTGCTTACTTCGACAAACTTTTTACGATCGGACGACCAATAGGCATGATTGGCAGTGACTGTAGTTGGTTCAAATTGCCCCTCAACGCTTAACAGAATAACGTTACTGTTCTTGTCAGCCTCATGCCGAAAAGTTCCCGTGACAACAGTGCCTAGCCCAGACGGAACCTTAGGGCAGTTCGCGACCTCGACAACCTCGGCGTCACCGACTGCTCCCATCTCATGCAATTCTAAATAAATCGATCGGCCCGGTTTCGCTCCTGCCGCTTCGATCCAATCAAGCGGACGCAATAGTTCAATCCAAAGCTGGCCACCGCCATCTTTCTCCATTCGCAGAGAAATTCGCCGCCAAGTCTCCGGGTCAGGCTCAAGTTCTTCGACCTGCTCACGCAACGGATTTTTCCCGGCGACACGTTGCCCCAGTTTGATTTGCGAGATCGGCGTGGCGACTTGTTCCGGTAGGCGACTGACCGAATTGTTCGCTGGAGCAGGCGCCGCCGCCCCAGGAAGATTCCACGCGAATCCGAGCGTCGCCGCGATCAACAGGCAGAACAGCAGCCAAGTTTTCGCCAGCCAGCCGAAGCGGTTAGATTTACTGTTCAGATCGATCATGTCGCGGTCCTCTTTGGCTTGGATTAGGTCTTTCGGTTCTTCGGCAGGAAGCAATCTATGTGGAGGAGGTGGGCCGATTGCCGTTTGAGTCTTCTGCAGTTCGGCGTCTGGCGACTTGTCGACGCTCTTATTGGAACATGATTCTGCAGGGCTGGGCAATAGTTCGACCGGAGCCGAGGTGCGTCTTGTCAGCAGTTCACGACTAAGTAGCGTTACATCCGATTCGATCGGCCGCGAATGCGAATCGGGCTCCGCCAGATCGCAGCCCTCCTCGGCCTCTGGTTCGTAGCCGTCCTCGAAATCCTCCTCCCACTCGTCCGCTTCAAAGAGTCGGTCAACTGCGATTGTTTCGCCTTCCTCTTTTCGCCGACGGCGTCGCTCCAGCGAATGGAGTCCCACCCAGCCGACAACGCCGAGTCCAACCCAATAGACCGCCGACGAGTTCCAGCCGAGTCCGCTGTCGGCTTCCTCGGGATCGGGGATCAGCCCGACCACCGCGACCGCCGAGGCGTTTTGCTGGTCGACGTAAGCGATCACCACCGTATCGCCGCTAAAGCACATGGGGACGCCGGTCAGCTTTTTGCCGACCCAACAAGCCTGCGACGAGATGGTTTGGGCGACGCGCGAGTTGCCGCCGATTCGCTTGGCGGTTTGCTGGACAATATCCACACTATTTCCGACCAGCTTGGTGCCGGTCTTGGCCGCCGCTCCGGCCGCTTTGTTCGCAAACTTGGCGGCGCCTTCGATGGCGTTGACGGCCTTGCCAACCCCTGCCAGGGCCGAACCTGCTTTCGCTGCTTTCGCCGCAGCCGCAGTATACTTTGCGGCTTGCCCGAGGAGAGGAACTGCCCCCGCAAAGCTTAGGCCTGCTTCGACGTAGTTACGATTGTAGAGGTGGATAAAGCCATTGATGCCATCCGCAACGTTTCCGACAGGGCCAGGAATAAAGCCTGCAGCATCCAGGCCAAATTGCACCCAGCCTAGCCAATCGACGGGCTCACCTTCAGAAGGGGTCGGGGAGGCGACTTGCGTCTCTGGGTAAGAGGTCGTTTGCGGGTTCGAGGTCACGCTATTGGGCGTATTTCCAGTACCTTGAAAATCGCTATAGGAATGAGAGCGAAAGATATTGCCGGAGCCAAAACTGTCCGTGACGATCGTACCACTGGAAGTTGTCCCGCTGGAACTCGTTTCGTCAAAAGTCCCATCATCCTTGAAGGTGGTGGTGTTCTCCTGCGTGTGGGTTCCGCTAAAGGAATATCCACCGTCACTATCTGCGGCACTCGCAGTTTCTGTGTATTGCGAACTGGAATAGCTGATAGTGGACTCTTGGTACTCCCCACCGGTGTCGTCTAGATCTTGATTGCTGTCAATATCGGAAGAGGCGCTCGTCGAATAACTATTGGTGCTGGATTGCGTCACTGTAGTAGTGTATTCCATAGCACCGGTTTCGGTCTTCTCGGGGATACTGTCGTAAATCTCGACCAACATTTGCAGGTAGTCTTGATTGCCTCCCCCTTCGCCGGAAATGGTGTGTGAACCCGTCACCGTGTAGGTCGAGTCGGTGTCCTTCTGGGAATAGCTCCCACTCGCCGAACCTTCGCCAGCGATCTCCTGCGTATAGCTCCCTGATTCTTTATAGGAGGAATTATATTGTTGATCCTCTATCTCGGAAAAAGAGATCTCCACTTCGTTGGTTGCTCGACCGTTGCTATATGAATTGCTAAAGCTGCTGCTGGTATCATGGCGATACTCATGACTACTTGGCTAATAAAAAGGGGGCGGGGGTGAATGGCACGAGCTTAACTCTAAGCCGCTGTTGCGTAACGATTTCGAGGCGTTTGCATTAGTTTATACGCTTTCGGCCGCCGTTTAAGTTCTCGTGGTTCATTCCGGTCAGGGCGAGCGCCGACTTCCAGTTGGCGGATCGTTTGCAAGAGGTTTTCCCACTGGGACTCTTGTTGCTTCGTGTTCCAGCGGAGTGCGGCGGCGAACTCTTCGATCGCTTGCATCGCTCCGGTAAAGCTGAGCCGCCACGGAGGCAGGCGAAATTTCAACGCCGTCGCCAGCATCGCGGCCCGCACCAGATTGTAGCCGATCATGTGGCAGTGAAGTTCCTTCACAACCATCGCCGGACTTTTGCAGCGGAGGTGGTCCATTTGCATTTGCGTTTTCAAGCTCCGGATATGCAACTCCGCTTGCCAGCGGCGACGATACAAATCGGCCAAGTCTTCCGCTCGATAAACGTCAGCCTGTAGCAGCGTCGTCGCCAACGTGATTTGACGCGTCCGAAATCCGCGCTGCGTGACTTGATATCGCAAGTGACGTACGAGAATCGACGACGGGTAGCTTTCATATTCCCGCTGCGTCATCCACGTCGGCCGCTGCGGCTTCGAATAGCTCACGACCTGATCGCAGTCCCCTTGGCGCAAGCCTCGGCGAAAGTCGATTTTGCGAAGATGGTGCGCGCGAGCCACGATATCGATCCCGCGCAGTTCCGATAAAGCGAGCAGCCAGAAGCTGGCGTAG
The nucleotide sequence above comes from Blastopirellula sp. J2-11. Encoded proteins:
- a CDS encoding IS4 family transposase: MSDQFNASPQEVQSKFRNVSIFVSELLLPNGVVTAICQEIGFSFRQRIYSPMVVVWMFVMQTLSADHSCQQVVTRLNAWRMAQGLPRCSGDTTSYCQARRRLPIALFQRLLAWTARKCDEAGVGDWRFQGREVVIVDGTTVTMADTRANQTAYPQMKSQKPGCGFPLTRIVHLFSLATGAATMFAMGRYAGKETGETSLLRTLLSQFHSGEIVLADRYYASFWLLALSELRGIDIVARAHHLRKIDFRRGLRQGDCDQVVSYSKPQRPTWMTQREYESYPSSILVRHLRYQVTQRGFRTRQITLATTLLQADVYRAEDLADLYRRRWQAELHIRSLKTQMQMDHLRCKSPAMVVKELHCHMIGYNLVRAAMLATALKFRLPPWRLSFTGAMQAIEEFAAALRWNTKQQESQWENLLQTIRQLEVGARPDRNEPRELKRRPKAYKLMQTPRNRYATAA